In the genome of Burkholderia sp. PAMC 26561, the window GGCAGATCCGCCACCAGATCGTCGATGGACGGCATCCGGTTCGGCTTCACGCAAAAGCGCAGATTGCCGGCTTTGAGCATTTTTTCGTAGGTTGAGCGCAGGGCTTCGCTGCCGCCTTCGCTCAGGTCGTTCAATGCGGTTTCGACTTCGTCCAGGTCGTAGACCTTGCTGAACGATGCCACGGCGAGTTCCTGTCTGACAACGGCGGTGCTCATTGCTTTTCCCCGTTTTGATGGTCGGCAAATTCAGTTTATCGGCCATAAAACGGCACGCAAGCGAGCACTCGCGGGGGTTTGCTGCCAATCGGGGTTATTGCGACAGCGTCAAGCAGATGAGGCGTTCCGCTTGTATGATCGTCGGGTTGAGCGGGTGCGAAACGTGCGTCAGCAGACGCCACGCTGGTTCCAGCAATGGCGGCCCACGTTTCAGTTTGTAATTGGCGCCATTGGCCGCAAGTATCTTTTGCGCGCCGAACGCCCAGGCAGTACGCATGTCGAAAAACAGCTACCCGGATCGAACGAACGGGCGAGACGCCCGGAACAGAAAGGGATCAGGAGAAAAGCTCATATGTTGAAACACCAAACGGCCGCGTTGTTTTTTTGCGCTGCAGTCGCAGCACCTTTCAGCGCTCTCGCGCAAAACGCGCCGCCGCAGTCGGTGAAGTGGGAATTGCAGGTCTTGCAGGACGGCCAGCAGATCGACAGCTTTACGGGCACGACCGCCGTCGGGCAGGCCCGTACCGACACCCATCACCATGTAGTCAAGAACAATGTAGGTTGCGCAGACAAACCGGCAGGCGATATCGACCTGCAACGCACACTGACGCTTTCGCCCGTCCACGCCAACGCCGACGACATCACGCTTCAGATCGATGCCCAGGAAACCCTGCAGGACAGCTCGGCGCCCGTGACCGTCGCGGGCTGCAAGCTGCCGCCGCAGCCGCGTCAGGTCAACGCCGCGCACCCCGGACTCGTGCTGAAGCCGGGCGAATGGGCAACGTGGCAAATCGTCGATAAAAACCCGACGCTCACCTACAAAGTCCGCGCAACGCTCGCAACGGCTGCGCAGTAAGGGCAACACACTGATCGCATGCGAAATCCAGAACATATCAATTCCGGCATTCCTTCCACTCGCGAAATCCCCGACTTCGTGGCCGTGAGCTGGAACTTGCACAAGGGCCGCTCGCCGCTCGGTCTCCAGGCATGGAGCGCGATGCAGCGCTGGGTGCAATCCACCCGGGCCGATGCTTATTTCCTGCAAGAAGCCATGGCGCGCCGGATGCCGCAACCCGTGCTGGCGGCGAGCTTCGGCAATCCGCTCGACGCTCCCGCCAACGACCTCTGGCATTGCCAGGCGACCGAAATCGCGACTTCGCTCGATTTGCAGATCGCGCTCGGGCAGAACGTGTTCAAGCCATCGTGGCGGCACGGCAACGCGATTCTTTCGCCGCATCCGCTGGATCTGGGCGGACGCTGGGATATCTCGGCGCACCGGTTCGAGCGGCGCGGTTTGCTGGTCGCGCGCGCCACATTCGCCGGACGTTCGGTCACGCTGCTGTGCGCGCATCTGGCGCTGACGCGCGCCGCGCGATTGCGGCAGATGAACTGGATCGCGTTGTGGATCCAGAAAGAAGCGCCCGAAGGGCCGCTGGTCCTGGCCGGCGATTTCAACGATTGGCGCAACGATTCAGTGCCGCTTTTTGCCGAACTCGGCATGAGCGAAGTGGCGACCATGCTCGGGGAATCGGGGCGCACCTACCCGGCCTTTTCACCGGCGCTCGCGCTCGACAAGATGTTCGTTCGCGGCATGAAACCGGTCGAATGGATCACGCCGACGCAAGACACCGCGTGGCTGTCCGATCACCTGCCATATATGGCGAAGCTGCGAGTGGAGTGAGGCTTTTTTAAGCCCGCGAGAATTTATCGATGATCACGGTTTCTATTGCCGTGAACGACACGGGTTTGACCAGATGATGGTCGAAACCGGCGTCATGCGCCTTCTGACGGTCGCTGTCGGCGCCGTAACCCGTCAGGGCAATCAGCAACGCTGACTTCGTCACGTCGCGCGTGCGCAGGTCGCGCGCCACCTCAAAGCCGTTCATTCCCGGCAAGCCGATATCCAGGATCACGACTTCGGGCGCGAATTCATCGACCATTGCGAGGGCGCTCGGGCCGTCGTGCATCACGCGAACTTCGTGGCCCAGCGTTTCGAGCAGCATGGACATGGCTTCGGCTGCATCGACGCTATCGTCGACGAGCAACACCCGGCGGGGAAGTCCAGAGTCGCCCAGTGCCCCGTCGGTGATGTTCATGATGCCTTTCCCCTCAATTTTAAGATTCTCGAATGTTCTAGCACGCCCAATGAATCGAGCGCGCGGATAATTTCGAGATGATACCGGGAAAGTGGGTCAGCGCTGATGTGTGCCGGAGTATGGTCGCCATCCAAAACTCGCCTGAACGCGTTCTCCGGGTTGCAGGACGCCGCCGCCGATGTCCTCCTGCGGCACGTCCAGATTCAGGAAATCCACCGTATTCGATACCGGTTCCACGCACAGCAAATCCGGGTGCGCGGCGGGCGCGTACAGGACCATGTGGGCGAACATGGCGTCGGCGGTGAGAGTGACACTGCGGTTTTCGTCCGGCCACGCGATCGTCGCGGACCTCGACCAGCTGGCAAAATTGTTATCGAGGTCGAAGGCATCGGCGGCCATTCCTTCGTTCGATGCCAGCATTCCCGCGCTTTCATGCGCGCCCAGAAACGTGGGCAGGAGGTCCGGCGTTGCGTGCCACATTGCGCGGACGCCGGTGTGGATGCGCGTCGAGGGCGTGCGTGGATAGTACGGGTGGTGGCCCATACCGAAGGGCATGGGTTTATCGGCGAGATTGTGGATGGATAGCGTGACCAGCAATTCCCCGGCGTCGGTGAGTTCGATGCGCTGCGTTGCTTCGTACCGATACGGCCAGTGATGCGCCGATCCATCGCCCGGCTCGTGCGCAAGACTCAGCTCAACCGCATTTGCCGTTGTCCCGACCACGCACCACGGCCGGCGCCACGCGTGACCATGCAACGCGTGATCGAAGGCGTTGCCATCGCGCGAAAGATCCACGGTCTCGCCATTGAAGACAAACCGCGCGTCGCGCAGACGGTTGCAATACGGCAGCAGCGGAAAGCTCGCCATGCCAAGCGGATTGCGCGCGGCAAGCGCTTCGGGCGACGCGGGCCTCAGCCAATGCAGTCGCTCGCCCTGGTCGGTCAGGTCATAAAACGCAGCAATCGCCCCGCCGATATGCGGCGCGATCGACGCCCGCCTGTTTCCGGCGCGAAGCTCGATCAGCGCCGGATCATCTGCCATCTGCACGGCCCGGTCGGCGTTCAATATGCGAACCGCTGGTAGCTTTCGTCGAAGCTGCGCGGCGTCCGGTCGACTTGCGGGTTGTATCGGAGCAATCGTTTTGCGCGCGGCGGAAGCGATTCGAATGTCGAACGCGGCACTTGAACCTGAACCTCCGGCCGGAAATACCACGAACGGCTATAGCCGATAACGACCATCGGCCGAGGGTTATCGGTGAAATTGGGTGTCCCCCGATGCACACCGCGCACATCGCGAATCATCACGTCGCCCAGTTTCATGGGCACGCGTTCGGAAGGGAATTTGCCGTCGGCCAGGCCGGCGAGCGCATCTTCCCGCGATATCCGGTGCGTCCCGCGTGTCGTTTCCAGCGAACCGTTCTGGTCATCGACGTCGACGAGCGGGAAATTGACCGCCAGTTGAAACGACGGCGTTTCAGGGACGCCATCGAACAATGGCGGCGTGTCACGGTGCCAGTCCTGGAAGTCGGAACCGCGCACGGGGGTATCGGTGGCGAGCTGGCACATCACCGGGTCCGGACCTGCGATACGTTCGACAATGCCAAGTACGTCGTCATCGCAAAAAATGGCGGGGTCGGCAAACTCGCCTTCGAACGGCAGCGTCACGTAATATCGGCCCGGGCCGCGATTGCCACTGCCGCCTTTTTCGCGAGCCTCGTCAACGTGCGGCGTGAACAGCGGCTCGAATGCCGCGCGCCATGCATCGAGCGTTGCGCGCGGAAAGTGGTCGGGCAACAGCACAAAACCGTCGCGCTCGAAATCTTCCGCAAGCGCATTGCGAGCGCGCTCGTCGTAGCGGGCCATCGTCGTCTCCTTGAATTGCGCCACGTCGTACGGCGCGGTCGGCGCGCGTGAGTTCACCTCTGGCCACTCAAGCGCACGCCCCAAGAATCGCACGACCGGCATCATATCGTCAATATTATTAGTAATAACACTTAGACACCTTCGATTCCATCAAATGCCAAGCGTACCAATGGTTTCGGAGCGTTGCTCGCAGGAAATATTAATGCTACCGTCTGCGACATCCAAAGACCGCTTCATCGCGTCTTATTGCATCGAACAAGCCGTTTTTTCGCGGCCCGGAAAATGAAAAAATCCACGCAACGCCGCCCGACGATGACGGACATCGCGAAGCTGACAGGCGTC includes:
- a CDS encoding phytanoyl-CoA dioxygenase family protein, which translates into the protein MNSRAPTAPYDVAQFKETTMARYDERARNALAEDFERDGFVLLPDHFPRATLDAWRAAFEPLFTPHVDEAREKGGSGNRGPGRYYVTLPFEGEFADPAIFCDDDVLGIVERIAGPDPVMCQLATDTPVRGSDFQDWHRDTPPLFDGVPETPSFQLAVNFPLVDVDDQNGSLETTRGTHRISREDALAGLADGKFPSERVPMKLGDVMIRDVRGVHRGTPNFTDNPRPMVVIGYSRSWYFRPEVQVQVPRSTFESLPPRAKRLLRYNPQVDRTPRSFDESYQRFAY
- a CDS encoding endonuclease/exonuclease/phosphatase family protein, which produces MRNPEHINSGIPSTREIPDFVAVSWNLHKGRSPLGLQAWSAMQRWVQSTRADAYFLQEAMARRMPQPVLAASFGNPLDAPANDLWHCQATEIATSLDLQIALGQNVFKPSWRHGNAILSPHPLDLGGRWDISAHRFERRGLLVARATFAGRSVTLLCAHLALTRAARLRQMNWIALWIQKEAPEGPLVLAGDFNDWRNDSVPLFAELGMSEVATMLGESGRTYPAFSPALALDKMFVRGMKPVEWITPTQDTAWLSDHLPYMAKLRVE
- a CDS encoding response regulator, with product MNITDGALGDSGLPRRVLLVDDSVDAAEAMSMLLETLGHEVRVMHDGPSALAMVDEFAPEVVILDIGLPGMNGFEVARDLRTRDVTKSALLIALTGYGADSDRQKAHDAGFDHHLVKPVSFTAIETVIIDKFSRA
- a CDS encoding aldose 1-epimerase, which gives rise to MADDPALIELRAGNRRASIAPHIGGAIAAFYDLTDQGERLHWLRPASPEALAARNPLGMASFPLLPYCNRLRDARFVFNGETVDLSRDGNAFDHALHGHAWRRPWCVVGTTANAVELSLAHEPGDGSAHHWPYRYEATQRIELTDAGELLVTLSIHNLADKPMPFGMGHHPYYPRTPSTRIHTGVRAMWHATPDLLPTFLGAHESAGMLASNEGMAADAFDLDNNFASWSRSATIAWPDENRSVTLTADAMFAHMVLYAPAAHPDLLCVEPVSNTVDFLNLDVPQEDIGGGVLQPGERVQASFGWRPYSGTHQR